The Micromonospora sp. NBC_00421 genome contains a region encoding:
- the selB gene encoding selenocysteine-specific translation elongation factor encodes MHVVATAGHVDHGKSTLVRALTGMEPDRWAEERRRGMTIDLGFAWTALPTGDTIAFVDVPGHERFVPNMLAGVGPVPAALVVVAADEGWMPQSAEHLAALHALGVSHGLLVVTRADLADPGPASAQARAEIAATSLGPVESVPVSAVTGAGLPDLRAALGRLVGRLPAPETDRPVRLWIDRAFTIRGSGTVVTGTLGGGSLRVGDQLEVAGSAEPVRVRGLHRLGVAEQRVAAVARVAVNLRGVPRDRLGRGDALLTPDAFHRTGLLDVRLAGDPAGDLPATLTLHVGSAAVPARVRPLGGDTLRLRLARPLPLLVGDRALLRDPGRHHVCGGVTVLDVAPPPLTRRGAAAARAAVLVDLDGRPDLAGELRRRRLVRATDLTRMGITGDAVPVAGEWLADPGHWRQLGVRLVEEVTAWAAAHPLEPGAPVEALRQRLGLPDRALVEALVRSPLTLRAGRIGVGDTGGLPEPVARAVDRVRREYAAHPFRAPEADRLAALGLGPREVGAAVRAGALLRLAENVVLLPDAADDAVRVLARLPQPFTLSAARQALDTTRRVAVPLLELLDRRGLTRRLPDDAREVTGSG; translated from the coding sequence ATGCACGTCGTCGCCACCGCCGGGCACGTCGACCACGGCAAGTCCACGCTGGTCCGGGCGTTGACCGGGATGGAGCCGGACCGGTGGGCGGAGGAACGCCGCCGGGGGATGACCATCGACCTGGGCTTCGCCTGGACCGCCCTGCCCACCGGCGACACGATCGCCTTCGTCGACGTGCCGGGGCACGAGCGTTTCGTGCCGAACATGCTCGCCGGGGTGGGTCCGGTGCCGGCGGCGCTGGTCGTCGTCGCCGCCGACGAGGGGTGGATGCCGCAGTCGGCCGAGCACCTGGCCGCCCTGCACGCCCTGGGGGTGTCCCACGGGCTGTTGGTGGTGACCCGGGCGGACCTGGCCGACCCCGGACCGGCGTCGGCGCAGGCCCGGGCGGAGATCGCCGCCACGTCGCTCGGCCCGGTGGAGTCGGTGCCGGTCAGTGCCGTCACCGGTGCCGGCCTGCCCGACCTGCGCGCCGCCCTGGGCCGGCTGGTCGGTCGGTTGCCCGCGCCGGAGACCGACCGGCCGGTGCGGCTGTGGATCGACCGGGCGTTCACCATCCGGGGCAGCGGCACGGTGGTCACCGGCACCCTCGGCGGTGGCAGCCTGCGCGTCGGCGACCAGTTGGAGGTCGCCGGCAGCGCCGAACCGGTCCGGGTCCGTGGCCTGCACCGCCTCGGCGTGGCCGAGCAGCGGGTCGCGGCGGTGGCCCGGGTGGCGGTGAACCTGCGCGGGGTGCCTCGGGACCGGCTCGGTCGGGGCGACGCGCTGCTCACCCCCGACGCGTTCCACCGGACCGGCCTGCTCGACGTGCGGCTGGCCGGTGACCCGGCCGGTGACCTGCCGGCCACGCTGACCCTGCACGTCGGCTCGGCGGCCGTGCCGGCCCGGGTCCGGCCGCTCGGCGGGGACACCCTGCGGCTGCGGTTGGCCCGTCCGTTGCCGCTGCTGGTCGGGGACCGGGCGCTGCTGCGCGATCCGGGGCGGCACCACGTCTGCGGTGGGGTGACCGTGCTGGACGTGGCGCCGCCGCCGCTGACCCGGCGGGGCGCCGCCGCCGCCCGCGCCGCCGTCCTCGTCGACCTGGACGGGCGTCCGGACCTGGCCGGCGAGCTGCGCCGCCGCCGGCTCGTCCGGGCCACCGACCTGACCCGGATGGGGATCACCGGTGACGCCGTCCCGGTCGCCGGGGAATGGCTGGCCGACCCCGGGCACTGGCGGCAGCTGGGGGTACGGCTGGTCGAGGAGGTCACCGCCTGGGCTGCCGCGCACCCCCTGGAGCCGGGCGCCCCGGTGGAGGCGCTGCGGCAGCGGCTCGGCCTGCCCGACCGGGCGCTGGTCGAGGCGTTGGTCCGGTCGCCGTTGACGCTACGGGCCGGCCGGATCGGCGTCGGTGACACCGGCGGGCTGCCCGAGCCGGTGGCCCGGGCGGTCGACCGGGTCCGCCGTGAGTACGCCGCCCACCCGTTCCGCGCGCCGGAGGCCGACCGGCTGGCCGCGCTGGGCCTCGGGCCCCGGGAGGTCGGTGCCGCCGTCCGGGCCGGGGCGCTACTGCGGCTGGCGGAGAACGTGGTGCTGCTGCCCGACGCGGCCGACGACGCGGTACGGGTGCTCGCCCGGCTGCCGCAACCGTTCACCCTCAGCGCCGCCCGGCAGGCCCTGGACACCACCCGGCGGGTGGCGGTGCCGCTGTTGGAGCTGCTGGACCGGCGCGGGCTGACCCGCCGGCTGCCCGACGACGCCCGCGAGGTGACCGGCTCCGGTTGA
- the selA gene encoding L-seryl-tRNA(Sec) selenium transferase, with amino-acid sequence MGEASTDPRRRVPRTDVLLADPRLAAATAALGRARVKVAVAHAQQRARHGEITPDEVRDAALAALPAPDPRAVLNATGVVLHTNLGRAALSAAAVDALVAAAGCTDVELDLETGRRARRGRDALDALAAAVPDAAAVHVVNNGAAALVLAATALAAGREIVVSRGELVEIGDGFRLPDLLASTGARLREVGTTNRTTRDDYAAAVGPQTGFVLKVHPSNFVVTGFTSAVDVGELATLGVPVVVDIGSGLLTADPLLPAEPDAAGTLRAGAHLVTASGDKLLGGPQAGLLLGDADLVDRLRRHPLARALRVDKLTLAALTATLRGPDTPTRSALHADPVVLRDRCERLRDALGVEGRKAEVVPSVAVVGGGGAPGVELDSWALSLPERYAAPLRRGDPPVLGRVVRGRLLLDVRCVPADADGALCDAVLRVAD; translated from the coding sequence ATGGGCGAGGCGTCGACGGATCCGCGACGGCGGGTGCCCCGTACCGACGTCCTGCTGGCCGACCCGAGGTTGGCCGCCGCGACGGCCGCCCTCGGCCGCGCGCGGGTCAAGGTCGCCGTCGCCCACGCCCAGCAGCGGGCCCGGCACGGTGAGATCACCCCCGACGAGGTACGCGACGCCGCCCTCGCCGCGCTGCCCGCCCCGGATCCGCGCGCGGTGCTCAACGCCACCGGCGTGGTGCTGCACACCAACCTCGGCCGGGCCGCGCTGTCCGCCGCCGCCGTCGACGCGCTGGTCGCCGCCGCCGGCTGCACCGACGTGGAGCTGGACCTGGAAACCGGTCGGCGGGCCCGCCGCGGACGCGACGCGCTGGACGCGCTGGCCGCCGCGGTGCCCGACGCCGCCGCCGTGCACGTGGTCAACAACGGCGCGGCGGCCCTGGTGCTCGCGGCGACCGCCTTGGCGGCCGGGCGGGAGATCGTGGTCAGCCGGGGTGAGCTGGTGGAGATCGGCGACGGGTTCCGCCTGCCCGACCTGCTGGCCAGCACCGGCGCCCGCCTGCGGGAGGTGGGCACGACCAACCGCACCACCCGCGACGACTATGCCGCAGCCGTCGGGCCGCAGACCGGCTTCGTGCTCAAGGTGCACCCGTCCAACTTCGTGGTCACCGGCTTCACCTCGGCCGTCGACGTCGGAGAGTTGGCCACCCTCGGCGTGCCGGTGGTGGTCGACATCGGCTCCGGCCTGCTCACCGCCGACCCGCTGTTGCCCGCCGAGCCGGATGCCGCGGGCACCCTGCGGGCCGGTGCGCACCTGGTCACCGCCAGCGGCGACAAGCTCCTCGGCGGCCCGCAGGCCGGGCTGCTGCTCGGCGACGCCGACCTGGTCGACCGGTTGCGTCGGCACCCGCTGGCCCGGGCGCTGCGGGTGGACAAGCTGACCCTCGCCGCGTTGACGGCCACCCTGCGCGGGCCGGACACCCCGACCCGGTCCGCCCTGCACGCCGACCCGGTCGTGTTGCGGGACCGCTGCGAACGGCTGCGCGACGCCCTCGGGGTCGAGGGCCGCAAGGCCGAGGTGGTGCCCAGCGTCGCCGTGGTCGGTGGGGGCGGGGCACCCGGCGTCGAGCTGGACTCCTGGGCGCTGAGCCTGCCCGAGCGGTACGCCGCACCGTTGCGCCGGGGCGATCCGCCGGTGCTCGGCCGGGTGGTGCGGGGCCGGCTCCTGCTGGACGTGCGCTGCGTCCCCGCCGACGCCGACGGCGCGCTGTGCGACGCGGTGCTGCGGGTGGCCGACTGA
- the nrfD gene encoding NrfD/PsrC family molybdoenzyme membrane anchor subunit, whose translation MRVPEAEFTSYYGRPILKAPVWRWDIAAYLFTGGLAAGSSLLAAGGQLTGRPALRRAGRVTALGAVTASAYFLVNDLGRPSRFHHMLRVAKPTSPMSVGTWILTAYGPAAGLAAVAEGAPLLPERGVSGLARRLLPPAGQVAGLAAAAVAPALATYTGVLLAGTAVPSWHEAYPELPTIFAASALASGAGVGLLAAPCAQAGPARRMAVAGAALELWGAHSVETRLGLLSEPYREGTAGRLLRAGRLLTAAGVVGALVGRRSRALSALAGTALLAASVATRFGIFHGGVASARDPKYTVLPQRERIRRREAGQV comes from the coding sequence CTGCGGGTCCCGGAGGCGGAGTTCACCTCCTACTACGGCCGGCCGATCCTCAAGGCCCCGGTGTGGCGGTGGGACATCGCGGCCTACCTGTTCACCGGTGGGCTGGCCGCGGGTTCGTCGCTGCTGGCCGCCGGGGGGCAGCTCACCGGCCGGCCGGCGTTGCGGCGGGCCGGCCGGGTCACCGCGTTGGGTGCGGTCACCGCGAGCGCGTACTTCCTGGTCAACGATCTGGGGCGGCCTTCACGGTTCCACCACATGCTGCGGGTGGCGAAGCCGACCTCGCCGATGTCGGTGGGCACCTGGATCCTCACCGCCTACGGCCCGGCCGCCGGGCTCGCCGCCGTCGCCGAGGGGGCACCACTGCTGCCGGAGCGCGGCGTGTCCGGGCTGGCCCGTCGACTGCTGCCCCCGGCCGGGCAGGTCGCCGGGTTGGCCGCCGCCGCCGTCGCGCCGGCGCTGGCCACGTACACCGGTGTGCTGCTGGCCGGGACGGCGGTGCCGTCCTGGCACGAGGCGTACCCGGAGCTGCCGACCATCTTCGCGGCCAGCGCGCTGGCCAGCGGCGCCGGCGTCGGGCTGCTCGCCGCGCCCTGCGCGCAGGCCGGGCCGGCCCGGCGGATGGCGGTGGCCGGGGCGGCGCTGGAGCTGTGGGGCGCCCACTCGGTGGAGACCCGGCTGGGCCTGCTCAGCGAGCCCTACCGGGAGGGCACGGCGGGTCGGCTGCTGCGTGCCGGTCGGCTGCTCACCGCCGCCGGGGTGGTCGGGGCGCTTGTCGGTCGGCGCAGCCGGGCGTTGTCGGCGCTGGCCGGCACGGCGCTGCTGGCCGCCTCGGTGGCCACCCGGTTCGGCATCTTCCACGGCGGGGTGGCCTCGGCGCGGGACCCGAAGTACACGGTGCTGCCGCAGCGGGAACGGATCCGTCGCCGCGAGGCCGGGCAGGTCTGA
- a CDS encoding 4Fe-4S dicluster domain-containing protein: MPDGNSLYGPLDPAPDAGWTSAGPRMGFFTDTSVCIGCKACEVACKEWNAVPESGFDLLGMSYDNTGALTANSWRHVAFVEQPVPAGHRSAPFAGNPTGGSASAASAAVAAGTGSASGTDPGVPPGSADAAARMATATAPTTAGPGGTAPTTAPGGTGGVPAGGAVGTGTQFLGMPGAVPPGRGTGVETRTDFRWLMMSDVCKHCTHAACLDVCPTGSLFRTEFGTVVVQEDICNGCGYCISACPYGVIDQRKGDGRAWKCTLCYDRLGAGMTPACAQACPTESIQYGPLDELRERAAQRVSALHDRGVPEARLYGHDPTDGVGGDGAFFLLLDEPEVYGLPPDPVVTTRDLPRMWRRAGLAALAMTAAAVAAFVGGSS; encoded by the coding sequence ATGCCTGACGGCAACAGTCTCTACGGTCCGCTCGATCCGGCCCCGGACGCGGGCTGGACGTCTGCCGGCCCCCGGATGGGGTTCTTCACCGACACCAGCGTCTGCATCGGCTGCAAGGCCTGCGAGGTGGCCTGCAAGGAGTGGAACGCCGTCCCGGAGTCCGGCTTCGACCTGCTCGGCATGTCGTACGACAACACCGGCGCGCTGACCGCGAACTCCTGGCGGCACGTGGCCTTCGTCGAGCAGCCGGTGCCGGCCGGTCACCGCAGCGCGCCGTTCGCCGGGAATCCGACGGGCGGGTCGGCGAGCGCCGCGTCGGCGGCGGTCGCCGCCGGCACCGGCAGCGCCAGCGGCACCGACCCGGGCGTCCCCCCGGGCAGCGCCGACGCCGCTGCCCGGATGGCCACTGCCACGGCCCCGACCACCGCCGGGCCGGGCGGCACCGCCCCGACCACCGCCCCGGGCGGCACAGGTGGCGTGCCTGCGGGCGGGGCCGTCGGCACGGGAACCCAGTTCCTCGGGATGCCCGGGGCCGTCCCGCCGGGCCGGGGGACCGGTGTCGAGACCCGCACCGACTTCCGCTGGCTGATGATGTCGGACGTCTGCAAGCACTGCACCCACGCCGCCTGCCTGGACGTCTGCCCCACCGGGTCGCTGTTCCGCACCGAGTTCGGCACCGTCGTGGTGCAGGAGGACATCTGCAACGGCTGCGGCTACTGCATCTCGGCCTGCCCCTACGGGGTGATCGACCAGCGTAAGGGCGACGGCCGGGCGTGGAAGTGCACGCTGTGCTACGACCGGCTCGGCGCCGGCATGACGCCGGCGTGCGCCCAGGCCTGCCCGACCGAGTCCATCCAGTACGGTCCCCTCGACGAGCTGCGGGAGCGGGCCGCCCAGCGGGTCAGCGCGCTGCACGACCGGGGCGTGCCGGAGGCCCGACTGTATGGCCACGACCCGACCGACGGCGTCGGCGGCGACGGCGCGTTCTTCCTGCTCCTCGACGAGCCCGAGGTGTACGGCCTGCCGCCGGACCCGGTGGTCACCACCCGGGATCTGCCGAGGATGTGGCGGCGGGCCGGGCTGGCCGCGCTGGCCATGACGGCGGCGGCCGTCGCCGCGTTCGTCGGAGGGTCCTCGTGA
- the fdh gene encoding formate dehydrogenase, with protein MPGRGSAVGLRTFIAGWPVYRQLTGTDPLGRGAAAQSDRSAELTARTETADRVARSVCPYCAVGCGQRVFVTDDRVTQIEGDPDSPISRGRLCPKGSASKSLVTSPLRQTTVRYRRPYATDWEDLDLDTALDMIADRILAAREQTWEDVDSEGRPLHRTLGISSLGGATLDNEENYLIKKLFTAMGALQIENQARIUHSATVPGLGASFGRGGATDFQQDVANADVIVIQGSNMAEAHPVGFQWVMEAKRRGAKVFHVDPRFTRTSAVVDTYLPIRAGTDIALLGGVVRYILDNELDFREYVLAYTNAATIVSEQFVDTEDGDGLFSGYDPKTDSYVQTSWQYAGHEQDSGSGHTAKERDSAAGLLHESHGAGVHGQAERDETLQHPRCVYQILRRHFARYTPEMVERVCGIPQEKFLELARAWTENSGRERTGALIYSVGWTQHSVGVQYIRTGAIIQLLLGNMGRPGGGILALRGHASIQGSTDIPTLFNLLPGYLPMPHHADHPTFDDWVDSICHPGQKGFWGNARAYAASLLKAYWGDAATPENDFCYEHLPRMTGDHGTYQQVLNMIDGKIKGYFLLGQNPAVGSAHGRAQRLGMANLDWLVVRDLFMIESATFWKNGPEVATGEIVPQECRTEVFFLPAASHVEKEGTFTQTQRLVQWREKAVEPPGDARSELWFFYHLGRRLREKLAGSAHRRDRALLDLAWDYPTHGPLAEPSAEAVLREINGYDVSTGRPLASFAEAKDDGSTAVGCWIYTGVYADGVNQAARRRSRHEQDWVAAEWGWAWPANRRILYNRASADPQGRPWSERKKYVWWDPQAGEWTGYDVPDFEKTKPPTYRPPEGASGTEALAGDDPFVMQADGKGWLYAPSGVLDGPLPTHYEPAESPMRNPLYGQQANPTRKVYAHPVNSVNPSPPQEHSAVFPYVFTVSRLTEHHTAGAMSRTVRPLAELQPEMFVEVSPELAAEAGLTHLGWAHLVSGRAVIEAKVLVTDRLTPLRVDGRVIHQLWLPYHFGYEGLVTGDSANDLFGITLDPNVLIQESKVGTCDILPGRRPTGPPLRDLVEDYRRRAGIVPGERPPTVTTRVRRPAGPSDDGPREKGADHA; from the coding sequence ATGCCGGGAAGGGGGAGCGCAGTGGGTTTGCGTACCTTCATCGCCGGCTGGCCGGTCTACCGCCAGCTCACCGGCACCGACCCGCTGGGCCGGGGCGCGGCGGCGCAGTCCGACCGTTCCGCCGAGCTGACCGCCCGCACCGAGACCGCCGACCGGGTGGCCCGCTCGGTCTGCCCTTACTGCGCGGTCGGCTGCGGGCAGCGGGTGTTCGTCACCGACGACCGGGTCACCCAGATCGAGGGCGACCCGGACAGCCCGATCTCCCGGGGCCGGCTCTGCCCGAAGGGTTCGGCCAGCAAGAGCCTGGTCACCAGCCCGCTGCGGCAGACCACGGTCCGCTACCGCCGACCGTATGCCACCGACTGGGAGGACCTCGACCTCGACACCGCGCTGGACATGATCGCCGACCGGATCCTCGCCGCCCGCGAGCAGACCTGGGAGGACGTCGACAGCGAGGGCCGGCCGCTGCACCGCACGCTGGGCATCTCCAGCCTCGGCGGGGCGACGCTGGACAACGAGGAGAACTACCTCATCAAGAAGCTGTTCACCGCGATGGGGGCCCTCCAGATCGAGAACCAGGCCCGGATTTGACACTCCGCCACCGTCCCCGGTCTGGGGGCCAGCTTCGGTCGCGGTGGCGCGACGGACTTCCAACAGGACGTCGCCAACGCTGACGTCATCGTCATCCAGGGTTCGAACATGGCCGAGGCCCACCCGGTGGGCTTCCAGTGGGTCATGGAGGCCAAGCGCCGCGGCGCGAAGGTCTTTCACGTCGATCCCCGGTTCACCCGCACCAGCGCGGTGGTCGACACCTATCTGCCGATCCGGGCGGGCACCGACATCGCCCTGCTCGGTGGCGTCGTGCGCTACATCCTGGACAACGAACTGGATTTCCGGGAGTACGTGCTGGCGTACACCAACGCGGCGACGATCGTCAGCGAACAGTTCGTCGACACCGAGGACGGCGACGGCCTGTTCTCCGGCTACGACCCGAAGACCGACAGCTACGTGCAGACCAGCTGGCAGTACGCCGGGCACGAGCAGGACTCCGGCAGCGGGCACACCGCCAAGGAACGCGACAGCGCGGCAGGTCTGCTCCACGAGTCGCACGGCGCGGGGGTGCACGGCCAGGCGGAGCGGGACGAGACCCTCCAGCATCCGCGCTGCGTCTACCAGATCCTGCGCCGGCACTTCGCCCGCTACACCCCGGAGATGGTCGAGCGGGTCTGCGGCATCCCCCAGGAGAAGTTCCTGGAACTGGCGCGGGCCTGGACGGAGAACTCGGGCCGGGAACGCACCGGCGCGCTGATCTACTCGGTGGGCTGGACCCAGCACAGCGTCGGCGTGCAGTACATCCGCACCGGGGCGATCATCCAGTTGCTGCTGGGCAACATGGGCCGGCCGGGCGGTGGCATCCTGGCGCTGCGCGGGCACGCCAGCATCCAGGGCTCGACCGACATCCCCACCCTGTTCAACCTGCTGCCGGGCTACCTGCCGATGCCGCACCACGCCGACCACCCGACCTTCGACGACTGGGTGGACAGCATCTGCCACCCCGGGCAGAAGGGCTTCTGGGGCAACGCGCGGGCGTACGCGGCGAGCCTGCTCAAGGCGTACTGGGGGGACGCGGCGACCCCGGAGAACGACTTCTGCTACGAGCACCTGCCCCGGATGACCGGCGACCACGGCACCTACCAGCAGGTGCTGAACATGATCGACGGCAAGATCAAGGGGTACTTCCTGCTCGGTCAGAACCCGGCGGTCGGCTCGGCGCACGGGCGGGCGCAGCGCCTCGGCATGGCCAACCTGGACTGGCTGGTCGTCCGCGACCTGTTCATGATCGAGAGCGCCACCTTCTGGAAGAACGGCCCGGAGGTGGCCACCGGCGAGATCGTGCCGCAGGAGTGCCGTACCGAGGTGTTCTTCCTGCCGGCCGCGTCGCACGTGGAGAAGGAGGGCACCTTCACCCAGACCCAGCGGCTGGTGCAGTGGCGGGAGAAGGCCGTCGAACCGCCGGGCGACGCCCGCTCCGAGCTGTGGTTCTTCTACCACCTGGGGCGGCGGCTGCGGGAGAAGCTGGCCGGTTCCGCCCACCGGCGCGACCGCGCCCTGCTCGACCTGGCCTGGGACTACCCCACGCACGGCCCGCTGGCCGAACCGAGCGCCGAGGCGGTGCTGCGCGAGATCAACGGGTACGACGTGTCCACCGGCCGCCCACTCGCCTCGTTCGCCGAGGCGAAGGACGACGGGTCCACGGCGGTGGGCTGCTGGATCTACACCGGCGTCTACGCCGACGGGGTCAACCAGGCCGCCCGGCGCAGGTCCCGGCACGAGCAGGACTGGGTCGCCGCCGAGTGGGGCTGGGCGTGGCCGGCGAACCGGCGCATCCTCTACAACCGGGCGTCGGCCGACCCGCAGGGCCGACCGTGGAGCGAGCGCAAGAAGTACGTCTGGTGGGATCCGCAGGCCGGCGAGTGGACCGGCTACGACGTGCCGGACTTCGAGAAGACCAAGCCGCCGACGTACCGGCCGCCAGAGGGCGCGTCGGGTACCGAGGCGTTGGCCGGGGACGACCCGTTCGTCATGCAGGCCGACGGCAAGGGCTGGCTGTACGCCCCGAGCGGGGTGCTCGACGGTCCGCTGCCGACGCACTACGAGCCGGCGGAGTCGCCGATGCGCAACCCGCTCTACGGTCAGCAGGCCAACCCGACGCGGAAGGTCTACGCCCACCCGGTGAACTCGGTGAACCCGAGCCCGCCACAGGAGCACAGCGCCGTCTTCCCGTACGTGTTCACGGTCAGCCGGCTCACCGAACACCACACCGCCGGCGCGATGAGCCGCACCGTGCGACCGCTTGCGGAGCTGCAACCGGAGATGTTCGTGGAGGTGTCCCCGGAGTTGGCCGCCGAGGCGGGGCTGACCCACCTGGGGTGGGCGCACCTGGTCAGCGGTCGGGCGGTGATCGAGGCGAAGGTGCTTGTCACCGACCGGCTCACCCCGTTGCGGGTGGACGGCCGGGTGATCCACCAGCTCTGGTTGCCGTACCACTTCGGGTACGAGGGCCTGGTCACCGGCGACTCGGCCAACGACCTGTTCGGCATCACCCTGGACCCGAACGTGCTCATCCAGGAGAGCAAGGTCGGCACCTGTGACATCCTTCCGGGGCGGCGGCCGACCGGCCCACCGCTGCGGGACCTGGTCGAGGACTACCGTCGACGGGCCGGGATCGTCCCCGGTGAACGCCCGCCGACGGTGACGACCCGGGTCCGCCGGCCGGCGGGTCCCAGTGACGACGGGCCACGGGAGAAGGGCGCCGACCATGCCTGA
- a CDS encoding nucleotidyl transferase AbiEii/AbiGii toxin family protein translates to MTHLHDFYREVARVALTAAGPHRFVLGGGVAWAAHGLVARPTEDVDLFADVEGAAEAAAEEVRTALERAGYTVAVADPDSDLGDLFEGFDRDIRDFVVGRDDRRIRLTLARLDRYRSPVVMDLGPVMDVRDLLANKTAALVNRREARDYIDVAAALAHYPVDELLALARQVDPALEDEDVRAAGRYLDRLPDRRLARYGLDPAQIAQVRHRLTGWPR, encoded by the coding sequence GTGACCCACCTGCACGACTTCTACCGGGAGGTGGCCCGGGTCGCCCTGACCGCGGCCGGGCCGCACCGGTTCGTGCTCGGCGGCGGGGTGGCCTGGGCGGCGCACGGCCTGGTCGCCCGCCCCACCGAGGACGTCGACCTGTTCGCCGACGTGGAGGGGGCCGCCGAGGCGGCGGCGGAAGAGGTGCGGACGGCGCTGGAGCGGGCCGGGTACACCGTCGCGGTGGCCGACCCGGACAGCGACCTCGGTGACCTGTTCGAGGGCTTCGACCGGGACATCAGGGACTTCGTGGTCGGCCGGGACGACAGGCGGATCCGGCTCACCCTGGCCCGGCTCGACAGGTACCGCTCACCTGTCGTGATGGACCTCGGCCCGGTGATGGACGTCCGCGACCTGCTCGCCAACAAGACCGCCGCCCTGGTCAACAGGCGGGAGGCCCGCGACTACATCGACGTGGCCGCCGCGCTGGCCCACTACCCGGTCGACGAGCTACTGGCGCTGGCCCGGCAGGTGGACCCGGCGCTGGAGGACGAGGACGTCCGGGCCGCCGGCCGCTACCTGGACCGGCTGCCGGACCGGCGACTCGCCCGCTACGGCCTGGACCCGGCGCAGATCGCCCAGGTGCGGCACCGGCTGACCGGCTGGCCCCGCTGA
- a CDS encoding SDR family oxidoreductase, which yields MSQDQYTPQDPTEQYGHQDGQPAQQQSVPGRTDEMGPEPDHGETSYRGSDRLTGKRALITGGDSGIGRAVAIAFAREGADVVVSYLSEEEDADARETVRLIEEAGRRGVAVRTDLTDEQHCRDLVDRTVTDLGGLDILVNNAAYQMAQDDGITSISTEQFDRVMKTNLYAMFWLCRSAVPHLKEGATIINTTSIQAFDPSPPLLDYATTKAGIANFTKGLAAQLADRGIRVNAVAPGPIWTPLIPATMPPEKVKQFGTDTPMGRAGQPAELAPAYVFFASQESSYVTGEILGVTGGRFTK from the coding sequence GTGAGCCAGGACCAGTACACCCCCCAGGACCCGACCGAGCAGTACGGCCACCAGGACGGTCAGCCGGCCCAGCAGCAGTCGGTGCCCGGCCGGACCGACGAGATGGGCCCCGAGCCCGACCACGGCGAGACGTCGTACCGGGGCAGCGACCGGTTGACCGGCAAGCGGGCCCTGATCACCGGTGGCGACTCGGGCATCGGCCGGGCGGTGGCGATCGCCTTCGCCCGGGAGGGTGCCGACGTGGTCGTGTCCTACCTCAGCGAGGAGGAGGACGCCGACGCCCGGGAGACGGTGCGGCTGATCGAGGAGGCCGGCCGGCGGGGTGTCGCGGTACGCACCGACCTGACCGACGAGCAGCACTGCCGTGACCTGGTCGACCGGACCGTGACCGACCTCGGCGGGCTGGACATCCTGGTCAACAACGCGGCCTACCAGATGGCCCAGGACGACGGCATCACGTCGATCAGCACCGAGCAGTTCGACCGGGTGATGAAGACCAACCTGTACGCCATGTTCTGGCTCTGCCGCAGCGCCGTCCCGCACCTGAAGGAGGGCGCGACGATCATCAACACCACCTCCATCCAGGCGTTCGACCCGTCGCCGCCGCTGCTGGACTACGCCACCACCAAGGCGGGCATCGCCAACTTCACCAAGGGCCTCGCCGCGCAGCTCGCCGACCGGGGGATCCGGGTCAACGCGGTCGCGCCCGGTCCGATCTGGACGCCGCTGATCCCGGCGACCATGCCGCCGGAGAAGGTGAAGCAGTTCGGCACCGACACCCCGATGGGCCGGGCCGGGCAGCCCGCCGAGTTGGCCCCCGCGTACGTCTTCTTCGCCTCCCAGGAGTCCAGCTACGTCACCGGGGAGATCCTCGGCGTCACCGGTGGCCGCTTCACCAAGTGA